From the genome of Oryza glaberrima chromosome 1, OglaRS2, whole genome shotgun sequence:
aggggggATCATCGATGGGCTACCTCAGCAGGATCGCTGTTCCTAGGCCTCTCCGGAGGCTGCTGCGCCgggggggaggagggcggcggcgccgtggggcGGTCGTACTGCACGGCCTTGGTCTCCGGGTTCCAGAAGTAGAGGTACCCGGTGTTGCCGTCGATGAGCCCCCTCCACGGCTTGGGCAGCGTCGGATCTGGCGGCGCGTACCGCggccccctcgccgtcgccgacgccatcTCCCAACCCAACCCTACCACACCCAAAACCCCCAACCCCAAATcagatcaaaaaaaaaaaaaacaaaaaacgcGACCACGCAATGCAATCGCGAGCAAACGAGCACCACCGAACCGATTAGCTCGTGATGCTCGTCGGTACGGCGGGGATTGGGGAGGAGGACGCGAACCCTAGCGAATGCGGATTGCGGCGGGGGGAGCGGGGAGGGGACGCGAGGAGATGGAGTGAATGAATGGAGCCTTCGCTTTGTtttgctctctctttttttttttttggcgtcGCGTGGTTAAGTAGGGCGCGATGGGGAAAAAatggaaaggagaggagaggaggcggaggggtcGATGAGAAGAAAAGAATGTGATTATTGCCAAATGCCCAAGTGCGGAGCTGAGAATGGAAAAAGAGGGATGGGGGGAGGACGCGAcaggtggtggtggggtgggtGTGTAGCCGAGGAGGGCAAAAGGCCCCGCCCCGTGCCAACTTGGAGGAATGGcaatcaagtttttttttctacttccGGCCCAGCCCACATCACAatcaagtttattttttttaaaaaaagaaaaattgctaCGGTACTGAAAGTTTACTGTCTTTACTGCTAGAAAAAATACcgtaaaaatatagtaattagCTGGAGGAAACTTATGTGTCTCTAAAAAACAAGCGGTTGTTAGATCATCGAGTAAAACATTAAGTTATaaatgatgaaaaaaatcaacaaatgaaacattttaaaaattgtGACACCGTTCACATGCACACTCACCCTTATCAATACACAACCTACCCCTATAAGAGTATCTCTAAGAGACTAGaccattatattttaatattaacaTAGTTAACACAAACACCTCACTGTTAATGggtacgtcgtctaccactaaaagaataaataaCCAAAAATACGAACACTCTGCCAAGTTATTGCAACAAGGTTTGAATCCATATAATTTTTGCGTAGCATTAGCTAAAGCATTATACTCTGCTCTTGGACTTGACCTTGATACTGATGCATGTTTCCTGGCTATCCAATAGACAAGATTAGTACCCagaaatatagaaaaatttctAGCTGATCGACGATCATCTAGGCAACCAACCCAGCCTGCATCGGAAAAACCACCGACAAACAAGGATGACAGTCTTACTGATTTTAAGGCCCATTTTAGCAGTGTATTTGAGacttaaaattttatttcccactaCCTAAAGCACTACTGTAGGTGCATGCAGAAACTGACCTACTTCCTTTGTGccaaaatatactcccttcatttattttataagttattttgattttttttttaatcaaacttatttaaatttagctaagtttatagaaaaatataataacattttcaacggGGGAAGGTGATGGACCGCCTGCTGCCCCGATTCAGTCCTGATCACAGGGGGATTTCGCTGTGTCTGCCGCATGAGATGGACCTGGTGGATTTCTTTGTGCTCCAGCTTGGGTGGTCTATGCAGAGGATATTTACACAGGAGTATGTATCCTGTGGTAAGATATGTTCTAGACCATGAACCTAATTGCGGCCATGCTGATGATCTCATTCCGTAAAGTAAGCCGATCTGACTACAAACTCTTATCAACAATGAGATGTTGAAAGCAGTCGCTCCTATCTATTTACCTGCAATGGTTTCTATCATAATGTTTAACTCAGCGCAAATAGCAACTCTTGTCTCCACCGGTGGTGTACAGGAAAATGCTTGATTTTGCAATGATCCTGTAGCAAGTTTAACTTGTACTCCGTAGCATATGGTTCAGAGTTCAACTGCTAGAAAGCAACAACAATGTCAAAGTAGTATATACTTCTCTATCGACACACATCACATTAATGTCCATGAGTTAGTGTTACAAATTTCTCTCTGGCTTTGCTTTCTTTGACAATTCGACAAAGCCTCTAAATCTCGACCTTTCTCACATTACAACAACCACAACCTTGTATTAAGCAAGTACAACTGGCCTCCATTCAAAAACAAGTATGGCAGGCCGAACCCTCCAAGTTACCTCAAAGttacctcatcatcatcaagccTACAACTATGTTACTATTATTAAAAACATTTGCGCTAGTCATACAGCCCCTCTTGTTCCCAGATGTCCACAAGAAAATCAACCATCTCCTGCAAATTCATGATATAGTTATAAGCACTTGCCTCAAATGGGTAAATTTAACAGCAGTACATCTTACATGTAGAGGGATGGGCTGATGAAACGGCTTATTGGATCCAAGCAAACTCTCATAGGCTGCATTCCAACTATACAAGTAAATGTTTAGGTGAGCATGAAGCTTCAGGTTCAGCATGCATTATACTAAATTAAACACAGTAAGAAGCATTTGAATCCAACATCAATTTGAACAAAAGGAATGGTAGAAGAACAAGAGAAAGTATCCAGTTTATGTTTTGACTTTTAAGTGCGTGTTTTCAGAATCTTTTGTGAAAGATCAACAGCAGCTACCGAATTTGATGATATGTACTTATTATATTGTTTGTAAAAGGAATACCGGACTacacagggaaaaaaaattatacattaaGGACAGGATGCAAAAACAATGTGATATAGAACTTCAGAATTCATAACACATAATTCatgtagaaataaataaattgctgttGCATGGGCACATGCACCATAATACATATGGGTtaggataggaaaagaattgATAAAGTAAAACTTTCATAATCGAGTATCGTTTGAAAAGACAGGAAAAAGTGAAAGAACCCAGCATAACAGAAATCACATTGATCAAAACAACCACCCCAGACTAATCTCAAACTTTGGAACAACAAACTCTAGTTTTCTATGGACTAGGTTGGATTCTGGAAAATATATATTGTCTAGCCCTTTTCTGCATATAAATAGGGAATCTCAAGTTCTTACCTCAATATTGGTTCGCGAATCTGTTTCGTCTCAGGTATTTGCCTTGTTTTCGCAGTCCAGTCCTTCCTAATCTCCTTCCAAAGAACAAGACCTGTAATAATATTTCAAACTGAGTGTGTTAACATGACAACTTGAACTTCTATATCTGTTTGTTGCTTAGCAAGAAAATCACTGTTCTGATGAGGCAATATGTTTATATTCAAATTCTCTGCAGATCAaatctagtactccctctgtttacAAATACTTGGTTTTGACTAAGAGCATATGAACTTTTTACTGTTAAATTTTCAAGCAACCTCAAAATGAATAGGTTTATATGTAAGATATTACTACAGTACTTTGGATTATAAATCTAACAATACAACTTTGATGCTAAATACTTCTATTGTTTAGAAAATATTATTGGTCCAAGCTTGATAACTCGAAGTCAAAACCAACAGCTATTTTTTTAACAGAGGAAGTAACAAAGTATACCAGATATTGTGCAAGATGGCGATGTGGACATGATGTTGCTGAATATGTATTAATTTTGATGagaaacataaaacaaacagGACATAGTAAACCAAATACATTGATCATGATAGGCCAATAGGTACCCAATAAGTTCCAGAAATAGTGAGGTCATCTCAAGCCTTGGAAATTTTTAACACTTTATAGGCGAGCTAAGACCATGGATATCTATTTCAGGCGAAAGCACAAAACATAAGGATAATAGAGGCTGGTTGATTGGAAGGAAAATGTTTTACTCTATACACTTAAACAGGTTCCTTTGCTACATCTAAATTTCATTCCCACAACCAGGACATAAATAAATACCTAATTCCACCTAATATTGAAAGATGCCTAGTCAATGCCAATGGCAATGTGCACATGTAGCAAAAACATTCCATTTTAGCAAATATGACAACATAATTGGAAAAAGGAATTACCATGATTGACAAATTCAGTAGGGCCCTGACTGCTCCCCACTCCTTGCTGATCAAGAGCCCATGACTGTTCGACCTCGATGGTGGTTGTGCTCCAGAGTTCGTCCCCAATGGTGTAATTTTGGTCCGGAGTAATTGAACTCTTTGAAAGCTGTCCTACATGTCTCACAGCCTTATCACAGCATCCAAAACAGCCTCTGCTCTGTTCGCAAGGAGTTTAACCATGTCGACAATTAGCATCGAACAAAAACAATCAATGCAAATCTAGAAATCAAGAAACAACTGCAAACAAGAAATAGCCCAGCTAGACCAACTGACAATGCCCCTTCTACTGCCACAAGTAGTAGGAGAAATCAAGCAAGATTCCATTAATTAACACATCTATCATACAATCCGTGAGACCACATAAATACATAATATGCAAACAAAACAAGCAATCAAcattcggtaaaaaaaaaacaatatgccTACGACTTTGATTAACTCGCAATCCCCGCATAATTACGCCGATCTCCACAGTATGCAAGTATACGCAAGCAACAACGCAGTGGACTCAACTCGCTTAGGGCTCCTAgccggacaaaaaaaaaaagggtaagaACTCAATCGAGATAGGGTAGGGGGACCGACCCGGAGCAGATGAAGAGgcaggcggaggagaggagcttCGGGATGCTCCTCCAGTCCCACCCCTCCCCCAAGTCAACACCCCAGTCCCCGACCCTCGACGCCGatccgccctcgcctccgccaccgccaccgccaccgccaccgccaccgagggCCGCCATGGCACGCGCCGCATCCACTCGCTGGCTCGATTTCGTCGCTACGAGGCGCCGCTCGCCATGGGGGGATCCCGACCGAGTCGAATCGAATCGAGTGGGGGAATTGGGCGCGGGTGGCGATTGATGGGGAAATTTGGGataaggggagagaggaggaagatggtgaGAGGGAGATGGCGGAGATTGCACGGATTTGACAGAGTGCGCTGCGCTGCCTTTCCTCACCTCGCTTCCCCttcgtttttctttctttcctctcGCTTTCCGCAATCCAACGACAGTTTAAGGTCTTTAAATGCACTGTGGGTCCCACCATGGGgaggccgggggggggggggggtggggaaccaaaccaaccaaccaaccacagCGAGGCAGGTCAGTGCAGGACTCCAAGCGTCCAACCCCAAACGATTAAAGATTTTGGCTgggatgtgattttttttattttttttactttatctaTAGaagtaaattttaaaaatggggcttttaactatttgccacttttaaatttggtaaataactatttgccacccctatctcaatgacatatgagtccacatgtgtctataacatgtgggtccagtggcaaaaagttaattgccacatctaaatgtggcaaatggttaaatatctcttTAAAAATAGGCTATTCCAAAAATTATTTTCAGAACCTAAACCTTTTGATTATGCTAGCTCGTCTGACGTGACAAAACAATACTGACACGCCACACAGTGGGGTGACAATTTTGTCTGCCACGCATGGCCAAATAACACTGTCATGCCAGCCAGACGGCGTGATAGTGTTTGTTTTTCCAAACCAGTCCGGCCGATGTGACCAAAAAGTTCAAATCTTGAATAAGTTTTGAAAAGAgcctatttttaaaaataaaaatttaaaaagttcaaaaaaaacaaaaaaaagatgttgGGCTCTCAAAAGGAGAGGAAATGAAATGAGTTCATATATCCCTGAATTGATGGAAATTTGTAGGAATTCAATCCGAAGGAAAGTTTCCTGCAACAGCTTTTTTtatttagagagagagagatgcaacAGCTTTTTTTAGATAGTGAAAATGGTGTAAAGGAAAAATGAAAACTTGCTCCATGTGTTTGGAGGGGTTGCAAAGGATAGGTGAATTTCTTTGTATTTTGGAGTATCTCTACCGAAAATACTATGCATACGATCTATTTGTGCAATCATTGTACGATTACTAACAGATGATGAATGCCATGTGTTGCTTCGTTAGAAACAGCCAGAAAATACCATGGGATTTAGCTGGCACATGTTACGTCGCACAAGTATCGTACGTATAGCAGCTACTGTAGCAAGTAAATTGCAAAGGATAGGTGGAATATTCTGGGGGATTTCTAGCAAAGTAATAGCACATAGTCTAGTCACCATGTTTACAAATTCCTATCAGAATACCCATGCACTTCTTCTATTTCTCTCTAATAAAATAGTTCCTATCAAAATTTCCATGCATTTCCTCTGTTTTCTATTAATATTATATCTTGAGTCATGTGTTCCAAACGAGCCATAAACAATCACACCATCATAGTGAGAAACAAAGCAGGCCAAACACAGCATATGGGCTGGGAACTTGTCCTCTGAAGTCTGAATCAACGAAACGATAGATCCGTTTCCTGAAGAACGATGATAAACTGGTAATGCCACAAACTGCATCAAGAATCAAGTTCAGATTAACACACGGTTAACCAGTATCAACAACGCTAAACAGTAGTGCAAAGTACAATCATGCCAATTACTTAGTAGTTCCCAACTTCCCATCTTACAAACGGCATCACAACTTCACAAGCATCATTGCATCCCCGATCTTCTTCCCAACTCAACCATGCACAGATACTGCACTTATTACTTTATGATTCACAACTGTAACAACTGCTATTCTGAAGAAATTCTGAACAACGGCCATACCATCTCGCCACCAGACTGAAGAAGTACAGAAGGACTGACAGGAGAAGCCAGCAGATTGTAGTGTAGTGCTTCCTCGTCTATGAGGTGAGGATGGGGGGCATGTAATCCGACTTGGCGCCGAGGACGCGGGCCCGTGTGTCAGGGAAGTACTCCATCCCGGGCAGCTCAGTCACCACACCATCGCTGGCGACGCCAATGGGGTAGCTGAGGAGGTGGCCAGGGAGGTCCTGCTGGAGGTCGTCGCTGGAGTACATGTCCCAGTACTTCTCCGCGATCCTGTTCACCTTCTGCACACACTCCAGGCTCTCGGGGCGCTGGAACACATCATCCAGCATTCCCAGGTGCTCGTACCACAGCGCCATCCGGAAGCCATGGATCTGGCCACGGGCTGGTTGCCTGGTCGCCAGATGGTATGGCTGGTACCCGCCCATGGCGATCTCAGAGTCCCTAGCGCCGTCCATCGACCTCTGGTTGATGTTTGCAGAACCGATGATGATGTACTCATCGTCAACTGAAAATGGAAGAAATGAAGTTACTAGCTTGACCAATAAGTGTATATTTTTgatagaaaaaagaaaccgaATAAGGAGATGAAGTTACTAGCTTGATCATTACAGGATCTTGTTTATTTCTTTTGTTAAAAGGATTTTCATCTTTTTAGAACGACAGAATGCAACAGTAAAATCAGCTAAATAACCTACAATACGAcattatttctttaaaaataaaaacctgTATTAAACAGAAACAGATTTAGAGAGCAGAAGACAATTCTGTCTAAAAAGATGTTACTTTCAGAGTAAAGGGAAGCATGACTTCAACTTAGAGCTTGACATATGTAATGCATATAAACTAATAAATAGACAAATGCAAtacttggtaaaaaaaattaacaaatgcTACATAAGTATGTAACTCATCTGACATGCTTTAAATGAACAAAAATTGCATAGTGAATGCAAATATGTAATATAAAGCTCACTCGGTACCTATCATCATTTTGGTGTGGACATAGATCATGAACCTCCTAGCTTCCTGAGCTCGGCTGTAATCAGTGTCAGCTTCTGGTTGTTCTTCAGGCTGATATTCCCCAGCCTGCTTCACCTCACGGTTACCCAAGCAGAAGAAAGTGAGGTAGTCCTTGGGGTTCGCTTCAATTCCCTTGGCTTGGAGAGCCTCTGTAATGTCAGTGTACATCATCTCCATTGTTCTCCTTTGCCAGTCCAGGATTGCCTGAACAGATCCACTCTCTGGAACACCCTCAGGCCACATTGGCACCACAACATAAACAGTGAACCGTTCCCCGGCTTCAATCTTACTGACAACTTTCAGTGCAAGCTCCTTAGGAATCAAATGCAGGGCACCAATGTCTTCAGGCTTGATGCCCTCGGGTTTCCAGGCATAGGAACTTCCAAGGAAGTATTGGTTCTCTATATAGATGAAGTTCTTTGCCCTCCGGATGGCATGTATGTATGCATCCTGGATGCTCCTGTCAATGATTTGATCCTTTCCGCTTACAAGCCCAGCTTTTGCAGCCTCCTCAGGGGTATCAGGGAACCCAAAAGCAGCACCACCATCAATGGATCTAAATAGCTGAACATTCCATGTTTCTCTGTCCTCTGGAAACATAACAGGAGAAGGTGGAATAATAGTGTCAGACAGATCCCTGAGCTGCAGAAGGAGATCCTTACCACCCTGCTTTCTCCATCTCTGTTCGAAATTGTAAAGAACATCCCATGCGATTGGCCCTTCCAGCCGTGAGTGAATATCATGCCATGGCTCTCTAGGTCCACCCTTTTTGATTGATGCAGTGGCAAAGTTTGGCTGGTGGAAGTCATCATGATGGGTACTGTCGAGTGTCCTAAACAAAGAATGGTACTGAGTGTCATACCTTCCATCACAGAGATCAAGGCCACCAACGAAACTGACTATCCTCCTTTGTTGGGAGCCCTGGTTTGGCAACTCATGGTCAACAACTACTATCTTCTGATGGTGTGTAAACATAGTTGAGATCGACAGATCCTGAACAATGCTGCCTGAGTCATCAGGGTTGCGAGGGCATAGAACACAGTTCACGTCAGAGCCATGGAAGTAATTTTCAGTTTCCTCATCATGTGTTGCCATCAAGCCATCCCTCTTTAGCAAACCAACTGAAGTCCTGTCATCCCACACAAGCATGAGGACCCGAACACCTTCACTGGCCTTCTTCTTGAGCAACTCCCCAAGGGTGACATCCCCTCCAGGTTTTGGACGATTGGAGTCCCTAACCAAGGTGATCTCAGTGTATACAGACCAGCCAGTGATGTAAATCAAATGTTGAGCATTGCTTATAGCATCAAAGATATCCTCCCAGCATCTGTGGGGTTCATAATTCTTGCCATCGGCAAGCGGAATCTTTGGAATGAAGTTGTCTGGGACATGAGCATCTTGGTACAAGGTAACTTTGCACCCTTGCCTCTGAGAGAAGAAGGTGTAAGGAACACCTGGATACTTGGTACTGCGGACACCCCTCGCCCAATTGCGATCCTTGGAAACATCGAAGTACTGAAGCTTCACATGGATCTTGCTCTCACCAACAGGCTCGCGGTTATTATCACAGATATCGAGCCATCTGTCAATCTCCTCTCCATTGAGAAGCTCTTGGACAGGCAGGTAAGCCCTCCCAATATTCGTTGCCCCAATAGGGTTATCAATCTTGACAGTGAAGATCACATTGGAAGCCATATGAGCGCAATAGATGTGGAACGACTCATACCAGCGAGGGTTGATGGGCTCATTGGTTATCATCCTAGTTCGCCCTACACGAGCTTTCTCCAGATCAATGGTAGAATACACCTTGGTGGCGCCTTTGCCGACACCCACAGTGTCCTCAATCCCCTCCACAAACTGTTGACATGAGCTCACGTGTTAGATCAAGAACAACAAAGAAGAAGACATTGCATTTCAGGTGATACAGACACACATAGCATACAGCAATAGATTTGCAGTAGGTCagttaataaataaataaaaactctATCAAATCAAGATTTTTGGTGACACAAGCACACATCACACACAGAGAACTCTACATTTTTAGTAGGTCagttaataaataaaatttcagTTTTAGCTAATGAAGATTTTTGGTGACACAAACACACACCACATCACACACAGCAAACTCTAGATTCAAAGAAGTACTTGGGTCAAACAAGAAATGGCCAAGCATAATAGACCAATCTTGATAGAAAGTATCTCCAATTCTTGTCTACTACCTCTTTATTTTTCCTAATAATCCAGAATTTCCAGATCGTTTCAGTGTATCTGACTGTACTGTGCACTAGCAGATCAAATTCGGGCTCATGCAAACGCACACACAAGAAAgggacaaaaaagaaaaagagcaaGAGCAAAGACGAGTAGATTAAGGAGAAGGGCCCGAACCTTGCGGATGAACTTGGGGGCGCTTCCGCTGGCGCGGTGCGGGTTGGAGAGCGACGCCGCCTCGAAGATGGTGGCGTGCAGCGTCCCATGGAGCAGCATCTGCGCCATGGCTGCTGATTTGGATTTGGCTCCCTCCTCGCCCTACCTGcgcccccccacacacacaatCAGATCGAACTTGAGGAAGGAAGACGAAGCAGCGACACTCGCAGCACAGAGTAGGGTTCTAgcgaagcaagcaagcaagcagatCTGAGCGGAGAAGAAGCAAGCGAGCAAGAAGCTCTAGTGCGCTTAGCCTAAGCACACTGGGCTTACCGGGTGGTGATCGGCTTAGGGAGGCGTCTTCTccgggaagggagaggaggatggcgatggcgagagCCGAGATGGGGAGagtagaagaagaaggggagcaGATTGGATCGAGCGAGATTATAAAATTGCGGGAGAAGAGAGACTGTCCCGATCTGGATGCCGGCGATTTTTCTACTGAAACTTGCCCTGTGTGCGTGCGTGCACGTCGTTCCCGGTTTCCCACCACGCGTCGTGGCCACGGATCTcgagccgggaggaggaggaggcgaggttaAAAACGGGTAGAAGTATCTGTCCGTCGCGGTTACTCCATGACCGCGACGTCGCGTCGCGGAGCCAGCGCCCGCGTCGTCCGCGCGTCTAGAAGAGCGCGGGGGTGTCGTCGTCCCGAGGTCGGTCCAAGTGGCGGTGGGGGCTTGACTTCCTCGGATCGGTTCGCTGGCTTCGCGGGCGTCGAGAAGGGAGAACATGGGTGGAGTCAAGCGCGTGCGTGGGCGGTGGGCGGGCGCGCTGtgccgacgtcgccggcggcgtggactccaggtgttcgacgaaatgtgcAGCCCCACGAAACTGGCTGATGCATAGCTTATCCGGTTGGGATCACCAAGGTGAGGCTCGCCACCTCACTCGCTGTCATTTTCGTACGTGCACTTGCGCTTCCATTTGAGTTATTGATGAATCGCGACGCGCCACCTAAGTTGTTTTGAGCTCGTTGGGACATCCATCTGAACAGTATGTTGCAGTTGCACTAGCATCAACCGTCGGTCACATGAACGTAACTGTCAAATTATGTCCGAGCCTGCATTACCAGCTGTCTTGGATATGCCTACTGAAAGAGCCAGAGGGTAAGAGATAAAGtatgtgtttagttggggaaaaggaaatttttgggtgtcacatcgaacgtttgaccggatgtcggaaggggttttcggacacgaatgaaaaaactaatttcagaactcgcctggaaaccgcgagacgaatcttttgagactaattaagccgtcattagcacatgtgggttactgtaacacttgtggctaatcacggactaattaggcttaaaagattcgtcttacgATTTCctccataactgtgcaattagtttttctttttatctatatttaatgcttcatgcatgtgtccaaagattcgatgtgatgtttttgggaaaataatttggggaactaaacgggcccaaaggttgtgtttagttcagcgcaaagtttgtattttggttgaaattggagatgatgtgagtgaaaagttgtgtgtgtatgacatgtcgatgtgatggaaaatgactgaagtttggatccaaacattggatctaaacacaaccaaaCATATTATACTACCTAGTCtacgtcccaaaaaaaacatattatactacctccagccataaatatttaacatttaaaatcaaattttcaaagttctaaccattagttttatattaaactccctccatactaaaatataagaacctagtaccggatgagacatttcctagtactatgaatctagacatgtgttcagattcgtagtactaggaaatgtTCCATCCAGTCAtaaggttcttatattttggaacagataGAGTAATaagtttataatattataatactattttacgagacaaatctatgTACACCcttgattttgtttttaaactaaGCATTTGTAAAGTATTGATGTTTGGAATTTAAAAGCCGGACAAAGTTGTGCGGTAAAGAGAAACGACCAGGGGTCTTCCgactagctccacaaggtgatGGGCTAGACGGCCTAGGTTTGAAGCCTCACACctcctaattatttgatattaggtcattccctaatattcgtgcTAAATATCTATGACCAAAGGGGGTACAAAGCATTATGATTGGGAATATTTGGGAACTGTTGTGCAGGTGTAACCGTGTATACACACTAGCAGTGCCAtaggtccttccctaatattcgcgctAAATGTTAAATATCTATGACCAAAGGGAGTACAAAAACATTATGAGCGTTTTTTAGTTTGTGCGCTAAATGTTATGACCAAAAGGAGTACAAAGCATTATGATTGGGAATATTTGGGAACTGCTGTGGAGGTGTAACCATGTATACACACCAGTAGTGCCATTGGTTGAATAAGATCAGGTTCAGGTCAGCTAGTTTTCCTCATCTATCTTCAAATCGATGCACCCGTCAGTGCTGTAAgacaaacaacaacaacaacaagtagTGTTTTCTTATCTTTATATTGTACTCATCACTTAATGTTGCGAGTCTTAGGACGTTAATACCTTTTTCCTTATCGCTTCCGCAAGAAGCACGTGTAATTCATTGTGGTCTATGTGAAGTGTTTTATATGTCTGTAGTGGCAGTCCAAACATATCAAATTCATTGGGCTCAGTTCGTTTGTGATGGTTCCCAACCTCTCTTCTCgatttccgcgcgcacgcttttcaaccTACTATTTCGGTGCGTTTTTTGCGAaatgtttctatatgaaagttgtttaaaaaaatcatattgttctatttttgaaaaaaaatttagctaataattaattaatcacaccaCTTATGAACCTTTGTCGCCAACTGTTAGTCATGTTCTTCACGTGTTAC
Proteins encoded in this window:
- the LOC127772079 gene encoding uncharacterized protein LOC127772079; the encoded protein is MAALGGGGGGGGGGGGEGGSASRVGDWGVDLGEGWDWRSIPKLLSSACLFICSGGCFGCCDKAVRHVGQLSKSSITPDQNYTIGDELWSTTTIEVEQSWALDQQGVGSSQGPTEFVNHGLVLWKEIRKDWTAKTRQIPETKQIREPILSWNAAYESLLGSNKPFHQPIPLHEMVDFLVDIWEQEGLYD
- the LOC127760162 gene encoding phospholipase D alpha 1, whose amino-acid sequence is MAQMLLHGTLHATIFEAASLSNPHRASGSAPKFIRKFVEGIEDTVGVGKGATKVYSTIDLEKARVGRTRMITNEPINPRWYESFHIYCAHMASNVIFTVKIDNPIGATNIGRAYLPVQELLNGEEIDRWLDICDNNREPVGESKIHVKLQYFDVSKDRNWARGVRSTKYPGVPYTFFSQRQGCKVTLYQDAHVPDNFIPKIPLADGKNYEPHRCWEDIFDAISNAQHLIYITGWSVYTEITLVRDSNRPKPGGDVTLGELLKKKASEGVRVLMLVWDDRTSVGLLKRDGLMATHDEETENYFHGSDVNCVLCPRNPDDSGSIVQDLSISTMFTHHQKIVVVDHELPNQGSQQRRIVSFVGGLDLCDGRYDTQYHSLFRTLDSTHHDDFHQPNFATASIKKGGPREPWHDIHSRLEGPIAWDVLYNFEQRWRKQGGKDLLLQLRDLSDTIIPPSPVMFPEDRETWNVQLFRSIDGGAAFGFPDTPEEAAKAGLVSGKDQIIDRSIQDAYIHAIRRAKNFIYIENQYFLGSSYAWKPEGIKPEDIGALHLIPKELALKVVSKIEAGERFTVYVVVPMWPEGVPESGSVQAILDWQRRTMEMMYTDITEALQAKGIEANPKDYLTFFCLGNREVKQAGEYQPEEQPEADTDYSRAQEARRFMIYVHTKMMIVDDEYIIIGSANINQRSMDGARDSEIAMGGYQPYHLATRQPARGQIHGFRMALWYEHLGMLDDVFQRPESLECVQKVNRIAEKYWDMYSSDDLQQDLPGHLLSYPIGVASDGVVTELPGMEYFPDTRARVLGAKSDYMPPILTS